A genome region from Chthonomonas sp. includes the following:
- the rfbC gene encoding dTDP-4-dehydrorhamnose 3,5-epimerase, whose amino-acid sequence MTLEPLGPAGLQLVIPKLLGDERGWFKEAWRDDAFPGLNFVQMNMSHSRGGVVRGLHYQEPHPMTKLVFVVSGTIIDVAVDIRVGSPTFGEFWQAELSGDNHRQLCIPPGFAHGFEVLSESATIGYMVTERFIPENDRAIRWDDPAIGIPWRTADPVISARDAAAPELAQATVLPRFSAQ is encoded by the coding sequence ATGACCCTGGAACCGCTCGGCCCGGCGGGATTGCAACTCGTCATCCCGAAGCTGCTCGGCGACGAGCGCGGCTGGTTTAAGGAAGCGTGGCGCGATGACGCTTTCCCGGGGCTGAACTTTGTGCAGATGAACATGTCGCACTCGCGCGGCGGCGTGGTGCGTGGCCTGCACTACCAAGAGCCGCACCCTATGACGAAGCTCGTCTTTGTGGTCAGCGGCACCATTATTGATGTGGCGGTGGACATCCGCGTCGGATCGCCGACCTTCGGCGAGTTTTGGCAAGCCGAGCTCTCGGGCGACAACCATCGCCAGCTCTGCATTCCGCCCGGGTTTGCCCACGGCTTCGAGGTGCTCAGCGAGTCGGCGACCATCGGGTATATGGTCACCGAGCGATTCATTCCCGAAAACGACCGGGCCATCCGCTGGGATGACCCGGCCATTGGGATTCCTTGGCGAACCGCGGATCCGGTGATTTCGGCCCGCGATGCCGCCGCGCCCGAGCTAGCTCAGGCGACCGTGCTGCCGCGATTTTCGGCGCAGTAG